The following are encoded together in the Bombus pascuorum chromosome 10, iyBomPasc1.1, whole genome shotgun sequence genome:
- the LOC132911135 gene encoding uncharacterized protein LOC132911135 isoform X1 has translation MTPCMSTRIRMLITVNRCTSSKCNILCGDYPVGHELNYISRQMRPRQNSVFVGSSVSFLPGDEGISRRTKSALDLQFLMFSENNTSNEQDALKNLKPANESTKLLQDERKASLGQLNRIETSKSTFRNRGMSICRFGASPKLWQRDRRMSVCQFDRMEVLARPLQRNRGGSICHFDRMDVLARPLQRDRIGSAYCFDRMDVLARPNFSLGKILMRERRVSVSNFLEKDEGATKGNQIARRLSSNSVEKIEKATSVDEAVCEKKKEIFAKYIPKENKNTSYQLDQPSCSKAPETVFDYKTTCL, from the coding sequence AATCGGTGCACATCCTCGAAATGCAACATACTCTGCGGAGACTATCCGGTGGGGCacgaattaaattacatttcgcGCCAAATGCGACCAAGGCAAAACAGTGTGTTCGTTGGATCTAGCGTGTCCTTCCTGCCTGGAGATGAAGGTATATCGCGTCGCACAAAAAGCGCACTCGATCTTCAGTTCTTAATGTTTTCGGAAAACAACACCTCCAACGAACAAGATGCTTTAAAAAACCTGAAGCCAGCCAACGAGTCCACGAAATTGTTGCAAGATGAACGAAAGGCTAGTCTCGGTCAATTGAACAGAATCGAAACGTCTAAGTCTACCTTTCGAAACAGAGGAATGAGTATCTGTCGATTTGGTGCTTCCCCAAAATTATGGCAACGAGACCGTAGGATGAGTGTCTGCCAATTTGACAGGATGGAGGTACTTGCCAGACCATTGCAAAGAAATCGTGGTGGAAGTATTTGTCACTTCGATAGAATGGACGTGTTAGCCAGACCGCTGCAGAGAGATCGTATAGGTAGTGCTTACTGTTTTGATAGAATGGATGTTCTGGCTAGGCCAAATTTTTCTCTTGGCAAAATCTTGATGAGGGAAAGACGCGTCAGCGTGAGTAATTTTCTCGAGAAAGACGAGGGAGCAACGAAAGGTAATCAAATAGCACGGCGTCTAAGCAGCAATAGCGTTGAGAAAATCGAGAAGGCAACGTCTGTTGACGAAGCGGTatgtgaaaagaaaaaggagataTTTGCCAAATATATaccgaaagaaaataaaaatacttcttATCAACTGGATCAACCGTCGTGCAGCAAAGCACCCGAAACTGTGTTTGATTACAAGACTACTTGCCTGTAG